In Campylobacter sp. VBCF_01 NA2, one DNA window encodes the following:
- a CDS encoding HMA2 domain-containing protein, with protein sequence MQIEKNDILNFAKYFTKIAHTRGRLRIRVSPKIREISGVSEAELKAKIASISGIKEYKFNPLIGSLTIFYDSEIFKPQLWEEFLSGQISTELISLVNSTADDICS encoded by the coding sequence ATGCAAATTGAGAAAAACGATATTTTAAATTTTGCCAAATATTTTACCAAAATCGCCCACACAAGGGGGCGTTTGCGAATTCGCGTAAGCCCCAAGATTAGGGAGATTAGTGGGGTTAGTGAGGCGGAATTAAAGGCGAAAATCGCTAGTATTAGCGGGATAAAAGAGTATAAATTTAACCCGCTAATTGGCTCTTTGACGATTTTTTATGACAGCGAAATTTTTAAGCCCCAGCTGTGGGAGGAGTTTTTATCTGGGCAGATTTCGACTGAGTTAATTTCGCTTGTAAATTCTACGGCTGATGATATTTGCTCTTAA
- a CDS encoding Cys/Met metabolism pyridoxal-phosphate-dependent enzyme, with protein MNTKLTLSRSPIDNALSGALAGAIAGAASEIANVKKGKNKKQAMRDGLNSALRGGIIAGGAIYSANKLVQGEYLGALVGAVLATCALEMSENLITKEEK; from the coding sequence ATGAATACCAAACTAACTCTATCTCGCTCGCCAATCGATAATGCCCTAAGTGGCGCGCTGGCTGGGGCGATTGCTGGGGCTGCGAGCGAGATTGCAAATGTCAAAAAGGGCAAAAACAAAAAGCAGGCCATGCGCGACGGGCTAAATTCGGCGCTTCGTGGAGGTATCATCGCAGGTGGGGCGATTTATAGCGCGAATAAACTAGTCCAGGGCGAGTATTTGGGGGCGCTTGTGGGCGCAGTTTTGGCGACATGCGCGCTAGAAATGAGCGAAAATTTAATCACAAAGGAAGAAAAATGA
- a CDS encoding heavy metal translocating P-type ATPase, whose translation MKFEIKHECAGRIRLKICAFKNLNEGEFLKEISKFSGVKECRFNAKIGALIINYDKNFTSSAFKNTAREGEGESEGSRNSANSRKSANTGTRDELIKHLANLDLAKFKRAKKRERSHAPSKNALIVSAAALGANFFFRNSAFVRLFSLIACLPLLKEGAKESLAHGLTSKTLEALAAGISFGRADTFAANSTNTMLALGEYMEESTVYKSDDLIKELAKPDISEAWVEVEQNGEKIEMKIPASKLKTGDIVVVRSGDIIGVDGHILSGEALINQSSMTGEALPARKSRGDSVLSGTIVAEGKIRIWAESVGDETSAHSIKKYIANALKERSQIGARAMRLGDKLVPITFGLAGVSYLINRNFTSVASVLQADYSCALKLPTPVAFKSSISKAGKAGILIKGAKALESLGASDTFVFDKTGTLTHGNLEVVKIISFDKNFSDKDILNLTASAEEHYFHPVAQAIVEAAKKRGFIHVSHDEVEFVVAHGVKTNIEGKILIIGSKHFLQDDEMIDFAPFKKRIENLENRGLSLLFIAFDGKLLGVIGLRDRLRDNAKFVISQLRKIGVKQIIMLSGDVKQKADEVARELGLDAAYGELLPTQKTEIIKDLQSRGHKVTFIGDGINDAPSLMAADVGIGMPSSAHIAKASAQILLLKNDIEGVAKIKAAADDTLRLIRRNFNATVGVNSVILLLATLGILSPISTAILHNGTTIALLLNSIKGAKFEK comes from the coding sequence ATGAAATTTGAGATAAAACACGAGTGTGCGGGGCGAATCAGGCTTAAAATTTGCGCTTTTAAAAATTTAAATGAGGGCGAATTTTTAAAAGAAATTTCAAAATTCAGCGGCGTTAAAGAGTGCAGATTTAACGCTAAAATCGGCGCTTTAATTATAAATTATGACAAAAATTTTACTAGCTCAGCTTTCAAAAATACTGCCCGCGAAGGCGAGGGCGAGAGTGAGGGCTCCCGCAATAGCGCAAACTCTCGCAAGAGCGCAAATACTGGCACTCGCGACGAGTTGATAAAGCACCTAGCGAATTTAGATTTAGCCAAATTTAAGCGCGCCAAAAAGCGCGAACGCTCACATGCTCCTAGCAAAAACGCTTTGATTGTCTCAGCAGCTGCGCTTGGAGCGAATTTTTTCTTTCGAAATTCGGCGTTTGTGCGACTTTTTAGCTTGATTGCTTGTTTGCCGCTTCTTAAAGAGGGGGCAAAAGAGAGCCTAGCGCACGGACTAACTTCTAAAACGCTCGAAGCTTTGGCTGCGGGGATTTCCTTTGGCAGGGCCGATACTTTCGCGGCAAATAGCACAAATACAATGCTAGCCCTTGGCGAGTATATGGAAGAAAGCACCGTTTATAAAAGCGATGATTTGATAAAAGAGCTAGCCAAACCTGATATTAGCGAGGCGTGGGTTGAGGTAGAGCAAAACGGCGAAAAAATTGAGATGAAAATCCCAGCTAGCAAGCTTAAAACAGGCGATATCGTCGTGGTAAGATCTGGCGATATCATCGGCGTAGATGGCCATATTTTAAGCGGAGAAGCACTCATTAATCAATCCTCCATGACAGGCGAAGCCTTGCCAGCGCGCAAAAGCAGGGGCGATAGTGTGCTATCTGGCACGATTGTCGCAGAGGGCAAAATTCGAATTTGGGCCGAGAGCGTGGGCGATGAAACATCTGCGCACAGTATCAAAAAATACATCGCAAACGCACTCAAAGAGCGCTCGCAAATCGGCGCGCGTGCGATGAGGCTGGGCGATAAGCTAGTGCCTATTACCTTTGGGCTAGCTGGGGTTTCGTATCTGATAAATCGAAATTTCACTAGCGTTGCCTCTGTTTTGCAGGCTGATTATTCCTGTGCGCTCAAACTCCCAACGCCAGTTGCCTTTAAATCGAGTATTTCAAAGGCTGGCAAGGCTGGAATTCTCATAAAAGGGGCGAAAGCCTTAGAGAGCCTTGGAGCTAGCGATACCTTTGTCTTCGATAAAACAGGCACGCTCACACACGGGAATTTAGAGGTCGTAAAAATCATATCCTTTGATAAAAATTTCAGCGATAAAGACATTTTAAATTTGACAGCGAGCGCGGAGGAGCACTATTTTCACCCAGTCGCCCAGGCTATCGTAGAAGCAGCCAAAAAGCGTGGATTTATCCATGTCAGCCACGATGAGGTCGAATTTGTCGTAGCGCACGGGGTGAAGACAAACATAGAGGGCAAAATTTTAATAATCGGTTCGAAGCATTTTTTACAAGATGATGAGATGATAGATTTCGCGCCGTTTAAAAAACGGATTGAAAATTTAGAAAATCGCGGTCTTTCGCTACTTTTCATCGCATTTGACGGCAAACTTTTGGGCGTGATTGGACTGCGTGATAGGCTTCGCGATAATGCTAAATTTGTGATTTCCCAGCTTCGCAAAATAGGGGTCAAACAAATCATAATGCTAAGTGGCGATGTGAAGCAAAAAGCCGATGAAGTGGCGCGCGAGTTGGGGCTTGACGCGGCGTATGGGGAGCTTTTGCCGACGCAAAAAACCGAGATTATCAAGGATCTGCAATCGCGCGGGCATAAGGTTACATTTATCGGAGACGGCATAAACGACGCTCCTAGCCTAATGGCGGCAGATGTGGGGATAGGTATGCCTAGCTCTGCGCACATCGCAAAGGCGAGCGCGCAAATTTTGCTTTTGAAAAACGATATCGAGGGCGTGGCGAAAATCAAAGCCGCAGCAGATGATACACTAAGGCTGATTAGGCGGAATTTTAACGCCACCGTTGGGGTAAATTCGGTGATTTTGCTTTTGGCTACGCTTGGGATTTTAAGCCCGATATCCACGGCAATTTTGCATAATGGCACGACGATTGCTCTGCTTTTAAATTCGATAAAAGGGGCTAAATTTGAAAAGTAA
- a CDS encoding AAA family ATPase translates to MKSNLSQMWQKFKANKLNLILVFLGLLIVLLSIVYFKDDAQYISEREFSELMQRDLIKRAHIEDGALNFIYEGKRYRILADIVDLKELANHAVISKSHGNSGEMTISAILVIFTFAFFLFVYYFETVLSRRKKGQNLASQAQNTAPQNFAPNSFEPVKSDVKFSDIAGISEVKDELIQIVDFLKNPLKYQKFGIKLPKGVLMIGAPGVGKTLIAKAVAGEAGVPFFYQSGASFAEMFVGVGAKRVRELFAKAKSCAPAIIFIDEIDAVGGKRGVGRNDEREATLNQLLTEMDGFEENSGVMVIAATNKIDLIDEALLRSGRFDRRIFISLPNYKDRIEILKIYLADKKFDLNITKVSRLCVGFSGAGVATFVNEAAMKALERGSDKIELIDFENVRTKVFYGVQKSQILTENEKEIQAFYQAAKALIAYWYSMNFDKIELLNDKFLNDDFEIRSKTQMLNQIKVLLSGTAALAIHKNDAFTNGSNDVKEATELAQKMVYEYAMGDSFVPNPASVNEILNSCFEDVGETLRTMQEALNLIAKQIFVYEYITHSGVRSILQPELDEDEENLGEEHGEEQSEIQSETPAPRSDRLNFDD, encoded by the coding sequence ATGAAGTCAAATTTGAGTCAAATGTGGCAGAAATTTAAGGCAAACAAGCTAAATTTAATCCTTGTGTTTTTGGGATTGCTTATCGTTTTGCTTAGTATTGTGTATTTCAAAGATGACGCGCAATACATCAGCGAACGCGAATTTAGCGAGCTTATGCAAAGGGATTTGATCAAGCGAGCCCATATCGAGGACGGCGCGCTAAATTTCATTTACGAGGGCAAAAGATACCGCATTTTAGCCGATATCGTCGATCTCAAAGAGCTAGCAAATCACGCAGTTATCAGCAAATCGCACGGCAATAGTGGCGAAATGACAATCAGCGCGATTTTGGTGATTTTCACTTTTGCATTTTTTCTTTTTGTCTATTATTTCGAAACCGTGCTTTCGCGCCGTAAAAAAGGGCAAAATTTAGCTTCGCAAGCCCAAAATACTGCGCCGCAAAATTTCGCACCAAACTCATTTGAACCAGTTAAAAGCGATGTGAAATTTAGCGATATCGCAGGCATTAGCGAGGTCAAAGACGAGCTAATCCAAATCGTAGATTTTCTAAAAAATCCGCTTAAATACCAAAAATTTGGCATAAAACTTCCAAAAGGCGTTTTGATGATTGGGGCTCCTGGTGTGGGAAAAACGCTAATTGCAAAGGCCGTAGCTGGCGAGGCTGGCGTGCCGTTTTTTTACCAAAGTGGGGCGAGTTTTGCTGAGATGTTTGTCGGAGTGGGCGCAAAGCGCGTCAGGGAGCTTTTTGCCAAGGCAAAATCCTGCGCGCCTGCGATTATTTTCATTGACGAAATCGACGCTGTGGGCGGTAAAAGGGGCGTTGGGCGAAACGACGAGAGAGAGGCTACGCTCAATCAGCTTCTAACAGAAATGGACGGATTTGAAGAAAATAGCGGTGTAATGGTCATCGCCGCGACGAATAAAATTGATTTGATCGACGAGGCTCTGCTTCGCTCTGGCAGGTTTGATAGGCGCATTTTTATCTCGCTACCAAACTACAAAGACAGGATTGAAATTTTAAAAATTTACCTTGCGGATAAAAAATTTGATTTAAATATAACCAAGGTTAGTCGCCTTTGCGTGGGATTTAGCGGGGCAGGCGTGGCGACATTTGTCAATGAGGCTGCGATGAAGGCATTGGAGAGGGGAAGCGATAAAATCGAGCTAATAGACTTCGAAAATGTGCGCACAAAGGTATTTTATGGTGTGCAAAAAAGCCAAATTTTAACAGAAAACGAAAAAGAAATCCAAGCCTTTTATCAGGCTGCAAAGGCGCTAATCGCGTATTGGTATTCGATGAATTTCGATAAAATCGAGCTTTTAAACGATAAATTTTTAAACGATGATTTCGAAATCCGCTCCAAAACCCAAATGCTAAATCAAATCAAAGTCCTACTCAGCGGCACAGCAGCCCTTGCGATACACAAAAATGACGCCTTTACAAACGGCTCAAACGATGTCAAAGAAGCCACCGAGCTGGCGCAAAAAATGGTCTATGAATACGCTATGGGGGATAGTTTCGTGCCAAATCCAGCCAGCGTCAATGAGATATTAAATTCGTGCTTTGAAGATGTGGGCGAGACGCTTCGCACTATGCAAGAGGCGCTAAATTTGATAGCGAAGCAAATTTTTGTTTATGAGTATATCACTCACTCTGGCGTGCGCTCGATATTGCAACCAGAGCTTGATGAGGACGAGGAAAATTTGGGCGAAGAGCATGGCGAAGAGCAGAGCGAAATTCAGAGTGAAACACCTGCGCCTAGAAGTGATAGATTAAATTTCGATGATTAG
- a CDS encoding potassium/proton antiporter, translating into MEILLSSLNLYIIGIGVILFISVYASKISEKIGLPLLLVFLGFGMLLGSEGIVGIEFDNPHLAQAVGTIALVFILYSGGLNTKFEHIKSVMVSGVLLATIGVLLTALIMAVFIHLVLGFAPLHALLLGSIISSTDAAAVFMILRSQKIKLKNGLNELLELESGSNDPMAIFLTIAILNLIVLAQDTTIEKMLMHFFLQFAVGGVLGIAFGYLFPRICINLRLMQTGLYPLISIAWLLIMFGLSSHLGGNGYLSVYMAGVLANKYAFPNKENIIAFHEVIAWMMQIVVFLTLGLLVFPSDLPQIAHNAIILSLVLIFIARPASVFISLIKSKYSKFEKFYISWVGLRGAVPIILATYPYVYHLEESHIIFNIVFFMVLISVLIQGTTINFAAKKLNITEKDGDDFVI; encoded by the coding sequence ATGGAAATTTTACTAAGTAGCCTGAATTTATATATCATCGGTATCGGTGTTATACTTTTTATCAGTGTTTATGCTAGTAAAATTTCAGAAAAAATCGGGCTTCCGCTTCTGCTTGTGTTTTTGGGTTTTGGTATGCTACTTGGTAGTGAAGGCATTGTGGGCATCGAATTTGACAATCCGCATTTGGCACAAGCTGTGGGGACAATCGCCCTTGTTTTCATACTTTATAGTGGCGGATTAAATACCAAATTTGAACACATTAAAAGCGTTATGGTAAGCGGGGTTTTGCTTGCGACCATTGGTGTTTTGCTGACTGCTTTGATAATGGCGGTTTTTATACATTTGGTTTTGGGTTTTGCGCCACTTCACGCACTTTTACTTGGCTCGATTATATCTTCGACAGACGCTGCGGCTGTGTTTATGATTTTGCGAAGCCAAAAAATCAAGCTCAAAAATGGCTTAAATGAACTTTTGGAGCTAGAAAGCGGTAGCAACGACCCTATGGCGATTTTTTTGACAATCGCTATTTTAAATTTGATAGTTTTAGCCCAAGATACAACGATAGAAAAAATGCTAATGCACTTTTTCTTGCAGTTTGCAGTGGGCGGAGTTTTGGGCATTGCGTTTGGGTATTTGTTCCCTAGAATTTGCATAAATTTACGCCTTATGCAAACAGGACTTTACCCGCTAATTAGCATTGCGTGGCTACTTATAATGTTTGGGCTAAGCTCGCATTTGGGCGGTAATGGATATTTAAGCGTCTATATGGCTGGGGTTTTGGCGAACAAATACGCATTTCCAAACAAAGAAAATATCATAGCATTTCACGAAGTGATTGCGTGGATGATGCAAATCGTCGTATTTTTGACCCTTGGGCTTTTGGTTTTTCCATCAGACCTGCCTCAAATCGCGCACAATGCGATTATTTTGTCGCTGGTTTTGATTTTTATAGCTAGGCCAGCTAGCGTTTTTATATCACTTATCAAAAGCAAATATTCCAAATTTGAAAAATTTTATATTTCGTGGGTAGGGCTAAGGGGTGCAGTTCCTATCATACTTGCGACATATCCTTATGTTTATCATTTAGAGGAATCTCATATTATTTTTAATATCGTTTTCTTTATGGTTTTAATCTCGGTTTTAATCCAAGGAACGACTATAAATTTTGCAGCAAAAAAACTAAATATCACTGAAAAGGACGGCGATGACTTCGTTATTTAA
- the glmS gene encoding glutamine--fructose-6-phosphate transaminase (isomerizing) — protein MCGIVGYIGNKEKKNIVLNGLRELEYRGYDSAGIAIMEGMENANITYFKAVGKLKNLDEKMADFSSECFGVSIGHTRWATHGKPTELNAHPHFGEFSFVVHNGIIENYQELKDELSSEGVVFLSQTDTEVIVHLFEKYYKIHADAFKAYEATIARLHGAYATLLITKAAPGKVFFAKNAAPLIVGFGESGEVLFSSSDAPLIGLASKVTYLDDGVYGVANSDEISVYQNGKKISPNYGELPKDKGYAQKEGYRFFMEKEIYEQSQVITETMMGRVIKAGDIKFDEISPDLFKGVDEIMICACGTSYHAALVSAYLFERVAKIRTKIEIASEFRYKEPFLNPNALFIVISQSGETADTLEALKIAKEAGLKTLAICNVDNSSIVRLAGSVILTRAGIEKGVASTKAFATQVMVLWMLSVYAARLRKTISENEQNEQISTMLKIPQILKINPRLQERIYRLSKHYLHGHGFFFIGRDIFYPLALEGALKLKEISYLHAEGYPSGEMKHGPIALADGHLFTIALMPQSLLYEKTKSNVEELAARDSYILAISPKEFDLADDFIKTSDQTSPMAEFFEMMIILQLLALEISVRLGNDVDMPRNLAKSVTVE, from the coding sequence ATGTGCGGAATCGTAGGATATATCGGAAATAAAGAGAAAAAAAATATCGTCCTAAATGGTCTAAGAGAGCTTGAATACAGAGGCTATGATAGCGCTGGAATCGCTATTATGGAGGGCATGGAAAACGCGAATATTACATATTTTAAGGCTGTGGGAAAACTTAAAAATTTAGATGAAAAAATGGCTGATTTTAGCAGCGAGTGTTTTGGCGTGTCGATCGGGCATACTAGGTGGGCGACGCACGGCAAACCGACCGAGCTAAACGCTCACCCGCATTTTGGCGAATTTAGTTTTGTGGTGCATAATGGAATTATTGAGAATTACCAAGAGCTAAAAGATGAGCTTAGCAGCGAGGGCGTGGTGTTTTTAAGCCAAACAGACACTGAGGTCATCGTGCATTTGTTTGAAAAATACTATAAAATTCACGCCGACGCGTTTAAGGCTTACGAGGCTACGATTGCGCGCTTGCATGGGGCTTATGCGACACTTTTAATCACAAAAGCAGCACCAGGGAAGGTATTTTTCGCCAAAAACGCAGCCCCACTAATCGTGGGATTTGGCGAGAGTGGTGAAGTTTTGTTTAGCTCATCAGACGCGCCATTAATCGGACTAGCTAGCAAGGTTACCTACCTAGATGACGGCGTGTATGGCGTGGCTAATAGCGATGAAATCAGTGTATATCAAAACGGCAAAAAAATCTCTCCAAACTACGGCGAACTTCCAAAAGACAAAGGCTACGCGCAAAAAGAGGGTTATAGATTTTTCATGGAAAAAGAGATTTACGAGCAATCCCAAGTCATCACAGAGACCATGATGGGGCGTGTGATAAAGGCTGGGGATATTAAATTTGATGAAATTTCGCCTGATTTGTTTAAGGGTGTAGATGAAATTATGATTTGTGCGTGTGGCACGAGCTACCATGCCGCGCTAGTTAGCGCGTATCTTTTCGAAAGAGTTGCCAAAATTCGCACCAAAATCGAAATCGCTAGCGAATTTCGCTACAAAGAGCCGTTTTTAAACCCAAATGCGCTTTTTATCGTAATCAGCCAAAGTGGCGAGACAGCTGACACCCTAGAAGCCCTAAAAATCGCCAAAGAAGCAGGTTTAAAAACCCTAGCAATCTGCAATGTCGATAACAGCTCAATCGTGCGCTTAGCAGGCAGTGTAATCCTAACTCGCGCCGGTATCGAAAAGGGCGTAGCAAGCACAAAAGCCTTTGCTACGCAGGTCATGGTGCTATGGATGCTAAGCGTCTATGCTGCAAGGTTGCGCAAAACTATCAGCGAAAATGAGCAAAACGAGCAAATTTCAACAATGCTTAAAATTCCGCAAATTTTAAAAATAAATCCGCGCCTGCAAGAGCGAATTTACCGCCTTAGCAAGCACTATTTGCACGGACATGGATTTTTCTTTATCGGGCGGGATATTTTCTATCCGCTTGCACTTGAAGGCGCACTCAAACTAAAAGAAATTTCATATCTTCACGCCGAAGGATACCCAAGCGGCGAGATGAAACACGGCCCAATCGCGCTAGCAGACGGGCATCTTTTCACAATCGCGCTAATGCCACAATCCCTGCTGTATGAGAAAACCAAAAGCAATGTCGAAGAACTTGCCGCTAGGGATTCATATATTTTAGCGATTAGCCCAAAGGAATTTGACCTAGCAGATGATTTTATCAAAACCAGCGACCAAACCAGCCCAATGGCTGAATTTTTCGAAATGATGATAATCTTGCAACTTCTAGCCCTTGAAATTTCTGTGCGCCTTGGCAACGATGTGGATATGCCACGAAATTTGGCAAAAAGTGTAACCGTAGAATAA
- the mog gene encoding molybdopterin adenylyltransferase — MQKKVKIGILTISDRASSGVYEDLGGPEIKRIMSEWIEGEVEFDYRIIADERALIEGSLREMCESGCDAVFTTGGTGPALRDVTPEATEAVCEKMLPGFGELMRAVSLKYVPTAILSRQTAGIYKNSLIVNLPGNPKAILQCLEPIFPAIPYCIDLIGGAYIEVSDKITAFRPKKK; from the coding sequence ATGCAAAAAAAGGTAAAAATAGGAATTTTAACCATTAGCGACCGCGCTTCAAGCGGGGTTTATGAAGATTTGGGAGGCCCAGAGATAAAGCGCATAATGAGCGAGTGGATAGAGGGCGAGGTGGAATTTGACTACCGCATAATCGCCGATGAGCGCGCGCTAATCGAGGGTAGTTTGCGAGAAATGTGCGAGAGCGGGTGCGACGCTGTATTTACCACAGGTGGCACAGGTCCAGCCCTACGCGATGTCACGCCAGAAGCTACCGAGGCAGTGTGCGAAAAAATGCTACCTGGTTTTGGCGAGTTAATGCGCGCTGTGAGTCTAAAATATGTCCCAACCGCCATTTTATCGAGGCAAACAGCTGGTATTTACAAAAACTCTCTTATCGTAAATTTGCCGGGTAATCCAAAGGCGATTTTGCAGTGTTTAGAGCCGATTTTCCCGGCGATTCCATACTGCATAGATTTAATCGGTGGCGCTTATATCGAGGTAAGCGATAAAATCACAGCCTTTCGCCCAAAAAAGAAGTAA
- the mqnE gene encoding aminofutalosine synthase MqnE, which yields MEILKKLENNERLNFDEATKLWDLDLFDLAKFANLIREQKNGKKVFFNSNRHINPSNLCADTCKFCAFSAHRKNEKQSYTMSKDEILGIVADTVERGTKEVHIVSSHNPNLKPEWFFDLFSSIKAKFPNLHIKAMTAAEVDFFKRKWKMPYEETLKNMIASGVDSMPGGGAEIFDEGVREQICKGKVSSANWLEIHKIWHKMGRQSNATMLFGHIENFAHRTDHILRIRGLQDEALKNGNGGGFNAFIPLVYQRENNYLQTPKAMGSAEVLKTIAIARILLDNVAHIKAYWATSTLNLALVAQEFGADDIDGTIENESIQSSAGAQSKKGVNKKDFIDLIQTAGLIPVERDSLYNELQIYAS from the coding sequence ATGGAAATATTAAAAAAATTAGAAAATAATGAAAGATTAAATTTCGATGAAGCGACCAAATTGTGGGACTTAGACCTTTTCGACCTAGCTAAATTTGCAAATTTGATTAGAGAGCAAAAAAACGGCAAAAAGGTGTTTTTCAACTCAAATCGTCATATAAATCCTTCAAATTTGTGCGCTGATACCTGTAAATTTTGCGCTTTTTCGGCTCATCGCAAAAACGAGAAGCAATCTTACACAATGAGCAAAGATGAAATTTTGGGCATAGTGGCTGATACTGTGGAGAGAGGCACCAAAGAGGTGCATATCGTAAGTTCGCATAATCCAAATTTAAAGCCCGAGTGGTTTTTTGATTTATTTAGCTCGATAAAAGCCAAATTTCCAAATTTGCATATCAAAGCAATGACCGCAGCCGAGGTGGATTTTTTCAAGCGAAAATGGAAAATGCCTTACGAAGAAACGCTAAAAAATATGATTGCTAGTGGCGTAGATAGCATGCCTGGTGGCGGTGCTGAGATATTTGATGAGGGCGTGAGGGAGCAGATTTGCAAAGGAAAGGTAAGCTCAGCAAACTGGCTAGAAATTCATAAAATTTGGCATAAAATGGGTCGCCAAAGTAATGCTACTATGCTTTTTGGCCATATCGAAAATTTCGCTCACCGCACAGATCATATTTTGCGAATTCGAGGTCTTCAAGATGAAGCTCTTAAAAACGGCAACGGCGGTGGATTTAACGCGTTTATCCCGCTTGTGTATCAAAGAGAAAATAACTATTTGCAGACGCCTAAGGCTATGGGTTCGGCTGAGGTTTTAAAAACAATCGCAATCGCTCGAATTTTGCTGGATAATGTCGCGCATATCAAGGCGTATTGGGCGACTTCGACGCTAAATTTAGCCTTAGTGGCGCAAGAATTTGGCGCAGATGATATCGACGGCACGATTGAGAACGAAAGTATCCAAAGCAGCGCAGGTGCGCAGAGCAAAAAGGGTGTGAATAAAAAAGATTTTATCGATTTAATTCAAACTGCCGGGTTAATCCCAGTCGAGCGCGATAGTTTGTATAACGAACTTCAAATTTATGCGAGTTAA
- the tgt gene encoding tRNA guanosine(34) transglycosylase Tgt, with protein MKFKIDAKDGAARACTLEMAHGVVQTPIFMPVGTVGAIKGLDAHDASEILGAKIILANTYHMYLRPGASVVEEFGGLHGFSKFGGNFLTDSGGFQAFSLRANTKNDENGIKFKSHIDGSTHYFTPRSVIETQYALNSDIMMILDDLVDLPRNPNELESEAKIRLKKRIDLSVKRTIKWAKEAVEFHSENKSRGFHAHQNIFGIIQGGTDYEARKECALALCEMSFDGLAIGGLSVGETNELMYDTVEGVMPFIDENRPRYLMGVGTPEDLVENVARGVDMFDCVMPTRNARNGTIFTSRGKFSIKNACFVHDHAPLDDECDCYTCKNFSRGYLNHLFRAHELTFYRLASIHNLHYYLNLVKQMREAIMRGEFAKFRLNFYAKRAK; from the coding sequence ATGAAATTTAAAATAGACGCAAAAGACGGCGCAGCGCGCGCCTGCACCCTAGAAATGGCGCACGGCGTGGTGCAAACGCCGATTTTTATGCCTGTTGGCACGGTGGGTGCTATCAAAGGCCTAGACGCGCACGATGCGAGCGAAATACTAGGCGCAAAGATAATCCTAGCAAACACATATCACATGTATCTGCGCCCAGGAGCTAGCGTGGTAGAGGAATTTGGCGGACTTCATGGATTTAGCAAATTTGGGGGAAATTTTCTAACAGATAGCGGTGGGTTTCAGGCATTTTCACTGCGGGCAAACACCAAAAATGACGAAAACGGTATAAAATTTAAAAGCCATATTGATGGAAGCACGCATTATTTCACGCCCCGCTCTGTGATAGAGACGCAATACGCGCTAAATTCGGACATTATGATGATTTTAGATGATTTGGTCGATTTGCCACGCAATCCAAACGAGCTTGAAAGCGAGGCTAAAATCAGACTTAAAAAGCGCATTGATTTGAGCGTGAAACGCACCATAAAATGGGCAAAGGAAGCGGTGGAATTTCACAGCGAAAATAAATCGCGCGGATTTCACGCTCACCAAAATATCTTTGGCATTATCCAAGGTGGCACGGATTATGAGGCGCGAAAAGAGTGCGCGCTCGCACTTTGTGAAATGAGCTTTGACGGGCTTGCGATAGGCGGATTGAGCGTAGGTGAGACAAACGAGCTTATGTATGATACGGTCGAGGGGGTCATGCCTTTTATTGATGAAAACAGACCGCGCTATTTAATGGGCGTGGGCACGCCAGAGGATTTGGTCGAAAATGTCGCGCGGGGCGTGGATATGTTTGATTGCGTAATGCCTACGCGAAATGCGCGTAATGGCACGATATTTACAAGCAGGGGCAAATTTAGCATTAAAAACGCCTGTTTCGTCCATGACCACGCCCCACTTGATGATGAGTGCGATTGCTACACTTGCAAAAATTTTTCGCGCGGGTATTTAAACCACCTATTTCGCGCGCACGAGCTGACATTTTACCGCCTAGCAAGTATTCATAATCTGCATTATTATCTAAATTTAGTAAAACAAATGCGAGAGGCGATAATGCGGGGCGAATTTGCTAAATTTAGGCTAAATTTTTACGCCAAAAGAGCCAAATAA